The following is a genomic window from Xenopus laevis strain J_2021 chromosome 2L, Xenopus_laevis_v10.1, whole genome shotgun sequence.
GTATTttggagtttaaaggagaaaaaacacaCTCAGCCCAGTTTTTTAAACACCCCCACTGCCACACACACATGGTCCACTCCTAACTATAGATAATGGTTCACCATGGGTTGCCTCCTTGCCCGTACCTATCTTTATGgtcaaggtggggggggggcacagtccAATCACTATTCTTCTCCATTgaagaaattgcaaaaatatttgtgaattccATGGAATCTGTATTTAATATTGCTAACTGCATTAACCTACCTCTGCCAGAAAGCACTTTGGCCTTCTGGCATCAATAACTTAAATTAAATCAAACTCAACCCTTGTCTTGAGGATTGGCAGAAACCAACTTGAAAGGTTCAATATGCCCTTCCCACCtcttcctttaatattatgtagaataaaaagcaccaagactaaaacaatgaaagaaatgtgttttatttagaaatattttttgaatgttGATAGATATTCCATATATGGACAGATTTGTATGAGAAGTGCTATTGTCTTGGTTTCTCTCATCTAATCGATGCGTTGTTGCAGCAATGCACCGTGATAGTCCTCTGGTTTCAAccaatttttgaagaaaaaatcctgttttataacCTATTTAAAAGTCAATGCCGTTTTGCTCTGGGTTCTCTCTCTCATAACCAGTTGGAAAAGAGCATCCGTCACCTTTCCTGGTATACACAGggagtaaccaatatttcttcTCTTCACCAAACACCTCTTTCAGATTCTTGCTCAAACCAAGAGAAAAGCCCATATTCGTTGGAATATTGCGGAAGAAAAGAGgcttgcagttttctgcagaggTTCTGTTTTTTCCAACAAGCCAGCAATGATAGATAAAGATTGGCACTATGAAAAGAAGTAGAACTGCATTCACTCCAACCATGTAAAGGATTGGATATTTTGCATCGGTGTATGGCAGCTCCTGAGTCCAAAACTTCATTGCATACTGAAGTCCTGTAGTGCAGACGAATAGGCAGTGCAGCATAACGTAAAATAACAGCTGGAAGTAGTACTTGTAGTTTGAAAATCCTACACAGTTGTTGACCAAAAAGCAGTGAGAGTAATGCTTAAGCACGCACTTGTTGCAGGCTAAACAATGGTAGCATCTGTCTGGCATCATTAGGTTGCATATGCGGCAGTATCGGATGTTTCCATTCTTTGTCACTGTGTAAATAGGCAGCTCTTTAGCAATGCACTGGAGAATGTCCTGGTGAAAGTCTTGCTTCTCCTGCCTTACAAATTGGCCCTGCTCAATGTCCGATAAGTCAAACTCCTTAGATGGGGTAGCAGGACGATTAAGTATGGTCATTCCATATGACCATGCCAACATGATGAAAAAGATGTGATAAAACACCATGTAGATCACTTTCTCAGCAAGTGATGTCACTGTAAATATACAGAACTCCAGCACATAGGTATAATAAATGCCTACTAAAAGAGAGACAGCACTAAATACCGCGAACCAGCCCAGAATTATTGCACAGAAGTTCCAAAGGCGATGTAAATCCATGATCTcgctttttctaaaaatattaatagtCGTTCTTCTAAAAGAATTAATGATCTTTCTATGTTTTAGCAAAGCTTTTATCCGTATGATGTGATACAGATAAAAAGCAAACTCTGCTCTGACAGCTCTTTGTAGTAACTGACAAGTAGCAATTGTGctctttatgacatcacaatggtaacTTGGCAACAAATGTCATGTGATTAGAGAAGGCCTAGCACTGACAATTCAAATCATGAgcatgaggtcatttcctgtgctctttgtgacatacagtatgttttcaagttaacattgtgatgtcatgtgaGTAGAGGAGGCCTGACACTGACAGTTAAAACATAACCATAATTCAAACACctcataatttttcaaaatgtttatcattttaaagctttaatatcctttttctgtcttcagtatttcatatttttatatatatatatatatatatatatatatatatatatatatatatatatatatatatatatatatatatatatatatatatattagggatgcaccgaatccactttttttgattaggccgaacccccgaatcctttgcaaaagattcggccgaataccgaaccgaatccgaaccctaatttgcatatgcaaattagcgatgggaaggggaaaacattttttacttccttgttttgtgacaaaaagtcacgtgatttccctccccgcccctaatttacatatgcaaatgagggttcggccgggcagaaggattcggccgaatccgaatcctgctgaaaaaggccgaatcctggctgaatcccgaaccgaatcctggattcggtgcatccctactatatatatatatatatatatatagatagatatatatatatatatatatatatatatatatatatatatatatatatatatatatatatatatatatatatatatatataataccttgttttgcactgattttttccTGCTATCAATTGGTTGCATTATAACAAATACTATTTTGTGAACTGCACATCTGTAGCTAACTGTTGTCACTGGAAGGGTTTTAGCTTTATTATTAAGGGTTTTTGTAATAcaatacattgaaataaatggtttCAGGTATTttggagtttaaaggagaaaaaacaccCTCAGCCCAGTTTTTTAAACACCCCCACTGCCACACACACATATGGTCCACTCCTAACTATAGATAATGGTTCACCATGGGTTGCCTCCTTGCCCGTACCTATCTTTATGGTcaaggtgggggggggcacagtcCAATCACTATTCTTCTCCATTgaagaaattgcaaaaatatttgtgaattccATGGAATCTGTATTTAATATTGCTAACTGCATTAACCTACCTCTGCCAGAAAGCACTTTGGCCTTCTGGCATCAATAACTTAAATTAAATCAAACTCAACCCTTGTCTTGAGGATTGGCAGAAACCAACTTGAAAGGTTCAATATGCCCTTCCCACCtcttcctttaatattatgtagaataaaaagcaccaagactaaaacaatgaaagaaataaatgtgttttatttagaaatattttttgaatgttGATAGATATTCCATATATGGACAGATTTGTATGAGAAGTGCTATTGTCTTGGTTTCTCTCATCTAATCGATGCGTTGTTGCAGCAATGCACCGTGATAGTCCTCTGGTTTCAAccaatttttgaagaaaaaatcctgttttataacCTATTTAAAAGTCAATGCCGTTTTGCTCTGGGTTCTCTCTCTCATAACCAGTTGGAAAAGAGCATCCGTCACCTTTCCTGGTATACACAGggagtaaccaatatttcttcTCTTCACCAAACACCTCTTTCAGATTCTTGCTCAAACCAAGAGAAAAGCCCATATTCGTTGGAATATTGCGGAAGAAAAGAGgcttgcagttttctgcagaggTTCTGTTTTTTCCAACAAGCCAGCAATGATAGATAAAGATTGGCACTATGAAAAGAAGTAGAACTGCATTCACTCCAACCATGTAAAGGATTGGATATTTTGCATCGGTGTATGGCAGCTCCTGAGTCCAAAACTTCATTGCATACTGAAGTCCTGTAGTGCAGACGAATAGGCAGTGCAGCATAACGTAAAATAACAGCTGGAAGTAGTACTTGTAGTTTGAAAATCCTACACAGTTGTTGACCAAAAAGCGGTGAGAGTAATGCTTAAGCACGCACTTGTTGCAGGCTAAACAATGGTAGCATCTGTCTGGCATCATTAGGTTGCATATGCGGCAGTATCGGATGTTTCCATTCTTTGTCACTGTGTAAATAGGCAGCTCTTTAGCAATGCACTGGAGAATGTCCTGGTGAAAGTCTTGCTTCTCCTGCCTTACAAATTGGCCCTGCTCAATGTCCGATAAGTCAAACTCCTTAGATGGGGTAGCAGGACGATTAAGTATGGTCATTCCATATGACCATGCCAACATGATGAAAAAGATGTGATAAAACACCATGTAGATCACTTTCTCAGCAAGTGATGTCACTGTAAATATACAGAACTCCAGCACATAGGTATAATAAATGCCTACTAAAAGAGAGACAGCACTAAATACCGCGAACCAGCCCAGAATTATTGCACAGAAGTTCCAAAGGCGATGTAAATCCATGATCTcgctttttctaaaaatattaatagtCGTTCTTCTAAAAGAATTAATGATCTTTCTATGTTTTAGCAAAGCTTTTATCCGTATGATGtgatacagaaaaaaagcaaactcTGCTCTGACAGCTCTTTGTAGTAACTGACAAGTAGCAATTGTGctctttatgacatcacaatggtaacTTGGCAACAAATGTCATGTGATTAGAGAAGGCCTAGCACTGACAATTCAAATCATGAgcatgaggtcatttcctgtgctctttgtgacatacagtatgttttcaagttaacattgtgatgtcatgtgaGTAGAGGAGGCCTGACACTGACAGTTAAAACATAACCATAATTCAAACACctcataatttttcaaaatgtttatcattttaaagctttaatatcctttttctgtcttcagtatttcatatttttatatatatatatatatatatatatatatatatatatatatattagggatgcaccgaatccactttttttgattcggccgaacccccgaatcctttgcaaaagattcggccgaataccgaaccgaatccgaaccctaatttgcatatgcaaattagcgatgggaaggggaaaacattttttacttccttgttttgtgacaaaaagtcacgtgatttccctccccgcccctaatttacatatgcaaattaggattcggttcggccgggcagaaggattcggccgaatccgaatcctgctgaaaaaggccgaatcctggctgaatcccgaaccgaatcctggattcggtgcatccctactatatatatatatatatatatatatatatatatatatatatatatatatatatatatatatatatatatatatatatatataaataccttgTTTTGCACTGATTTTTTCGCACTGATTTTTTCCTGCTATCAATTGGTTGCATTATTATAACAAATACTATTTTGTGAACTGCACATCTGTAGCTAACTGTTGTCACTGGAAGGGTTTTAGCTTTATTATTAAGGGTTTTTGTAATAcaatacattgaaataaatggtttCAGGTATTttggagtttaaaggagaaaaaacaccCTCAGCCCAGTTTTTTAAACACCCCCACTGCCACACACACATGGTCCACTCCTAACTATAGATAATGGTTCACCATGGGTTGCCTCCTTGCCCGTACCTATCTTTATGgtcaaggtggggggggggcacagtccAATCACTATTCTTCTCCATTgaagaaattgcaaaaatatttgtgaattccATGGAATCTGTATTTAATATTGCTAACTGCATTAACCTACCTCTGCCAGAAAGCACTTTGGCCTTCTGGCATCAATAACTTAAATTAAATCAAACTCAACCCTTGTCTTGAGGATTGGCAGAAACCAACTTGAAAGGTTCAATATGCCCTTCCCACCtcttcctttaatattatgtagaataaaaagcaccaagactaaaacaatgaaagaaatgtgttttatttagaaatattttttgaatgttGATAGATATTCCATATATGGACAGATTTGTATGAGAAGTGCTATTGTCTTGGTTTCTCTCATCTAATCGATGCGTTGTTGCAGCAATGCACCGTGATAGTCCTCTGGTTTCAAccaatttttgaagaaaaaatcctgttttataacCTATTTAAAAGTCAATGCCGTTTTGCTCTGGGTTCTCTCTCTCATAACCAGTTGGAAAAGAGCATCCGTCACCTTTCCTGGTATACACAGggagtaaccaatatttcttcTCTTCACCAAACACCTCTTTCAGATTCTTGCTCAAACCAAGAGAAAAGCCCATATTCGTTGGAATATTGCGGAAGAAAAGAGgcttgcagttttctgcagaggTTCTGTTTTTTCCAACAAGCCAGCAATGATAGATAAAGATTGGCACTATGAAAAGAAGTAGAACTGCATTCACTCCAACCATGTAAAGGATTGGATATTTTGCATCGGTGTATGGCAGCTCCTGAGTCCAAAACTTCATTGCATACTGAAGTCCTGTAGTGCAGACGAATAGGCAGTGCAGCATAACGTAAAATAACAGCTGGAAGTAGTACTTGTAGTTTGAAAATCCTACACAGTTGTTGACCAAAAAGCGGTGAGAGTAATGCTTAAGCACGCACTTGTTGCAGGCTAAACAATGGTAGCATCTGTCTGGCATCATTAGGTTGCATATGCGGCAGTATCGGATGTTTCCATTCTTTGTCACTGTGTAAATAGGCAGCTCTTTAGCAATGCACTGGAGAATGTCCTGGTGAAAGTCTTGCTTCTCCTGCCTTACAAATTGGCCCTGCTCAATGTCCGATAAGTCAAACTCCTTAGATGGGGTAGCAGGACGATTAAGTATGGTCATTCCATATGACCATGCCAACATGATGAAAAAGATGTGATAAAACACCATGTAGATCACTTTCTCAGCAAGTGATGTCACTGTAAATATACAGAACTCCAGCACATAGGTATAATAAATGCCTACTAAAGAGAGACAGCACTAAATACCGCGAACCAGCCCAGAATTATTGCACAGAAGTTCCAAAGGCGATGTAAATCCATGATCTcgctttttctaaaaatattaatagtCGTTCTTCTAAAAGAATTAATGATCTTTCTATGTTTTAGCAAAGCTTTTATCCGTATGATGTGATACAGATAAAAAGCAAACTCTGCTCTGACAGCTCTTTGTAGTAACTGACAAGTAGCAATTGTGctctttatgacatcacaatggtaacTTGGCAACAAATGTCATGTGATTAGAGAAGGCCTAGCACTGACAATTCAAATCATGAgcatgaggtcatttcctgtgctctttgtgacatacagtatgttttcaagttaacattgtgatgtcatgtgaGTAGAGGAGGCCTGACACTGACAGTTAAAACATAACCATAATTCAAACACctcataatttttcaaaatgtttatcattttaaagctttaatatcctttttctgtcttcagtatttcatatttttatatatatatatatatatatatatattagggatgcaccgaatccacttttttgattaggccgaacccccgaatcctttgcaaaagattcggccgaataccgaaccgaatccgaaccctaatttgcatatgcaaattagcgatgggaaggggaaaacattttttacttccttgttttgtgacaaaaagtcacgtgatttccctccccgcccctaatttacatatgcaaatgagggttcggccgggcagaaggattcggccgaatccgaatcctgctgaaaaaggccgaatcctggctgaatcccgaaccgaatcctggattcggtgcatccctactatatatatatatatatatatatatatatatagatatatatatatatatatatatatatatatatatatatatatatagatatatatatatatatatatatatatagatatatatattatatatatatatatatatatatatatataaataccttgTTTTGCACTGATTTTTTCGCACTGATTTTTTCCTGCTATCAATTGGTTGCATTATTATAACAAATACTATTTTGTGAACTGCACATCTGTAGCTAACTGTTGTCACTGGAAGGGTTTTAGCTTTATTATTAAGGGTTTTTGTAATAcaatacattgaaataaatggtttCAGGTATTttggagtttaaaggagaaaaaacaccCTCAGCCCAGTTTTTTAAACACCCCCACTGCCACACACACATGGTCCACTCCTAACTATAGATAATGGTTCACCATGGGTTGCCTCCTTGCCCGTACCTATCTTTATGgtcaaggtggggggggggcacagtccAATCACTATTCTTCTCCATTgaagaaattgcaaaaatatttgtgaattccATGGAATCTGTATTTAATATTGCTAACTGCATTAACCTACCTCTGCCAGAAAGCACTTTGGCCTTCTGGCATCAATAACTTAAATTAAATCAAACTCAACCCTTGTCTTGAGGATTGGCAGAAACCAACTTGAAAGGTTCAATATGCCCTTCCCACCtcttcctttaatattatgtagaataaaaagcaccaagactaaaacaatgaaagaaatgtgttttatttagaaatattttttgaatgttGATAGATATTCCATATATGGACAGATTTGTATGAGAAGTGCTATTGTCTTGGTTTCTCTCATCTAATCGATGCGTTGTTGCAGCAATGCACCGTGATAGTCCTCTGGTTTCAAccaatttttgaagaaaaaatcctgttttataacCTATTTAAAAGTCAATGCCGTTTTGCTCTGGGTTCTCTCTCTCATAACCAGTTGGAAAAGAGCATCCGTCACCTTTCCTGGTATACACAGggagtaaccaatatttcttcTCTTCACCAAACACCTCTTTCAGATTCTTGCTCAAACCAAGAGAAAAGCCCATATTCGTTGGAATATTGCGGAAGAAAAGAGgcttgcagttttctgcagaggTTCTGTTTTTTCCAACAAGCCAGCAATGATAGATAAAGATTGGCACTATGAAAAGAAGTAGAACTGCATTCACTCCAACCATGTAAAGGATTGGATATTTTGCATCGGTGTATGGCAGCTCCTGAGTCCAAAACTTCATTGCATACTGAAGTCCTGTAGTGCAGACGAATAGGCAGTGCAGCATAACGTAAAATAACAGCTGGAAGTAGTACTTGTAGTTTGAAAATCCTACACAGTTGTTGACCAAAAAGCGGTGAGAGTAATGCTTAAGCACGCACTTGTTGCAGGCTAAACAATGGTAGCATCTGTCTGGCATCATTAGGTTGCATATGCGGCAGTATCGGATGTTTCCATTCTTTGTCACTGTGTAAATAGGCAGCTCTTTAGCAATGCACTGGAGAATGTCCTGGTGAAAGTCTTGCTTCTCCTGCCTTACAAATTGGCCCTGCTCAATGTCCGATAAGTCAAACTCCTTAGATGGGGTAGCAGGACGATTAAGTATGGTCATTCCATATGACCATGCCAACATGATGAAAAAGATGTGATAAAACACCATGTAGATCACTTTCTCAGCAAGTGATGTCACTGTAAATATACAGAACTCCAGCACATAGGTATAATAAATGCCTACTAAAAGAGAGACAGCACTAAATACCGCGAACCAGCCCAGAATTATTGCACAGAAGTTCCAAAGGCGATGTAAATCCATGATCTcgctttttctaaaaatattaatagtCGTTCTTCTAAAAGAATTAATGATCTTTCTATGTTTTAGCAAAGCTTTTATCCGTATGATGtgatacagaaaaaaagcaaactcTGCTCTGACAGCTCTTTGTAGTAACTGACAAGTAGCAATTGTGctctttatgacatcacaatggtaacTTGGCAACAAATGTCATGTGATTAGAGAAGGCCTAGCACTGACAATTCAAATCATGAgcatgaggtcatttcctgtgctctttgtgacatacagtatgttttcaagttaacattgtgatgtcatgtgaGTAGAGGAGGCCTGACACTGACAGTTAAAACATAACCATAATTCAAACACctcataatttttcaaaatgtttatcattttaaagctttaatatcctttttctgtcttcagtatttcatattttatatatatatatatatatatatatatatatatatatatatatatatatatatatatatatatatatatatatatatatatatatatatattagggatgcaccgaatccactttttttgattcggccgaacccccgaatcctttgcaaaagattcggccgaataccgaaccgaatccgaaccctaatttgcatatgcaaattagcgatgggaaggggaaaacattttttacttccttgttttgtgacaaaaagtcacgtgatttccctccccgcccctaatttacatatgcaaattaggattcggttcggccgggcagaaggattcggccgaatccgaatcctgctgaaaaaggccgaatcctggctgaatcccgaaccgaatcctggattcggtgcatccctactatatatatatatatatatatatatatatatatatatatatatatatatatatatatatataaatatataaataccttGTTTTGCACTGATTTTTCCTGCTATCAATTGGTTGCATTATAACAAATACTATTTTGTGAACTGCACATCTGTAGCTAACTGTTGTCACTGGAAGGGTTTTAGCTTTATTATTAAGGGTTTTTGTAATAcaatacattgaaataaatggtttCAGGTATTttggagtttaaaggagaaaaaacaccCTCAGCCCAGTTTTTTAAACACCCCCACTGCCACACACACATATGGTCCACTCCTAACTATAGATAATGGTTCACCATGGGTTGCCTCCTTGCCCGTACCTATCTTTATGGTcaaggtgggggggggcacagtcCAATCACTATTCTTCTCCATTgaagaaattgcaaaaatatttgtgaattccATGGAATCTGTATTTAATATTGCTAACTGCATTAACCTACCTCTGCCAGAAAGCACTTTGGCCTTCTGGCATCAATAACTTAAATTAAATCAAACTCAACCCTTGTCTTGAGGATTGGCAGAAACCAACTTGAAAGGTTCAATATGCCCTTCTCACCtcttcctttaatattatgtagaataaaaagcaccaagactaaaacaatgaaagaaataaatgtgttttatttagaaatattttttgaatgttGATAGATATTCCATATATGGACAGATTTGTATGAGAAGTGCTATTGTCTTGGTTTCTCTCATCTAATCGATGCGTTGTTGCAGCAATGCACCGTGATAGTCCTCTGGTTTCAAccaatttttgaagaaaaaatcctgttttataacCTATTTAAAAGTCAATGCCGTTTTGCTCTGGGTTCTCTCTCTCATAACCAGTTGGAAAAGAGCATCCGTCACCTTTCCTGGTATACACAGggagtaaccaatatttcttcTCTTCACCAAACACCTCTTTCAGATTCTTGCTCAAACCAAGAGAAAAGCCCATATTCGTTGGAATATTGCGGAAGAAAAGAGgcttgcagttttctgcagaggTTCTGTTTTTTCCAACAAGCCAGCAATGATAGATAAAGATTGGCACTATGAAAAGAAGTAGAACTGCATTCACTCCAACCATGTAAAGGATTGGATATTTTGCATCGGTGTATGGCAGCTCCTGAGTCCAAAACTTCATTGCATACTGAAGTCCTGTAGTGCAGACGAATAGGCAGTGCAGCATAACGTAAAATAACAGCTGGAAGTAGTACTTGTAGTTTGAAAATCCTACACAGTTGTTGACCAAAAAGCAGTGAGAGTAATGCTTAAGCACGCACTTGTTGCAGGCTAAACAATGGTAGCATCTGTCTGGCATCATTAGGTTGCATATGCGGCAGTATCGGATGTTTCCATTCTTTGTCACTGTGTAAATAGGCAGCTCTTTAGCAATGCACTGGAGAATGTCCTGGTGAAAGTCTTGCTTCTCCTGCCTTACAAATTGGCCCTGCTCAATGTCCGATAAGTCAAACTCCTTAGATGGGGTAGCAGGACGATTAAGTATGGTCATTCCATATGACCATGCCAACATGATGAAAAAGATGTGATAAAACACCATGTAGATCACTTTCTCAGCAAGTGATGTCACTGTAAATATACAGAACTCCAGCACATAGGTATAATAAATGCCTACTAAAAGAGAGACAGCACTAAATACCGCGAACCAGCCCAGAATTATTGCACAGAAGTTCCAAAGGCGATGTAAATCCATGATCTcgctttttctaaaaatattaagTCGTTCTTCTAAAAGAATTAATGATCTTTCTATGTTTTAGCAAAGCTTTTATCCGTATGATGTGATACAGATAAAAAGCAAACTCTGCTCTGACAGCTCTTTGTAGTAACTGACAAGTAGCAATTGTGctctttatgacatcacaatggtaacTTGGCAACAAATGTCATGTGATTAGAGAAGGCCTAGCACTGACAATTCAAATCATGAgcatgaggtcatttcctgtgctctttgtgacatacagtatgttttcaagttaacattgtgatgtcatgtgaGTAGAGGAGGCCTGACACTGACAGTTAAAACATAACCATAATTCAAACACctcataatttttcaaaatgtttatcatTTTAAAGCTTTAATATCCTTTTTCTGTCTTCAGTAtttcatattatataatatatatatatatatatatatatatatatatatatatatatatatatatatatatatatatatatatatatatatattagggatgcaccgaatccacttttttgattcggccgaacccccgaatcctttgcaaaagattcggccgaataccgaaccgaatccgaaccctaatttgcatatgcaaattagcgatgggaaggggaaaacattttttacttccttgttttgtgacaaaaagtcacgtgatttccctccccgcccctaatttacatatgcaaattaggattcggttcggccgggcagaaggattcggtcgaatccgaatcctgctgaaaaaggccgaatcctggctgaatcccgaaccgaatcctggattcggtgcatccctactatatatatatatatatatatatatatatatatatatatatatatatatatatatatatatatatatatatatatatatatatatatatatataaataatatataaatacctgttttgcactgattttttccTGCTATCAATTGGTTGCATTATAACAAATACTATTTTGTGAACTGCACATCTGTAGCTAACTGTTGTC
Proteins encoded in this region:
- the LOC121399939 gene encoding palmitoyltransferase ZDHHC20-like, producing the protein MVFYHIFFIMLAWSYGMTILNRPATPSKEFDLSDIEQGQFVRQEKQDFHQDILQCIAKELPIYTVTKNGNIRYCRICNLMMPDRCYHCLACNKCVLKHYSHRFLVNNCVGFSNYKYYFQLLFYVMLHCLFVCTTGLQYAMKFWTQELPYTDAKYPILYMVGVNAVLLLFIVPIFIYHCWLVGKNRTSAENCKPLFFRNIPTNMGFSLGLSKNLKEVFGEEKKYWLLPVYTRKGDGCSFPTGYERENPEQNGIDF
- the LOC121399932 gene encoding palmitoyltransferase ZDHHC20-like, which codes for MDLHRLWNFCAIILGWFAVFSAVSLLVGIYYTYVLEFCIFTVTSLAEKVIYMVFYHIFFIMLAWSYGMTILNRPATPSKEFDLSDIEQGQFVRQEKQDFHQDILQCIAKELPIYTVTKNGNIRYCRICNLMMPDRCYHCLACNKCVLKHYSHRFLVNNCVGFSNYKYYFQLLFYVMLHCLFVCTTGLQYAMKFWTQELPYTDAKYPILYMVGVNAVLLLFIVPIFIYHCWLVGKNRTSAENCKPLFFRNIPTNMGFSLGLSKNLKEVFGEEKKYWLLPVYTRKGDGCSFPTGYERENPEQNGIDF
- the LOC121399927 gene encoding palmitoyltransferase ZDHHC20-like, with the protein product MDLHRLWNFCAIILGWFAVFSAVSLLVGIYYTYVLEFCIFTVTSLAEKVIYMVFYHIFFIMLAWSYGMTILNRPATPSKEFDLSDIEQGQFVRQEKQDFHQDILQCIAKELPIYTVTKNGNIRYCRICNLMMPDRCYHCLACNKCVLKHYSHCFLVNNCVGFSNYKYYFQLLFYVMLHCLFVCTTGLQYAMKFWTQELPYTDAKYPILYMVGVNAVLLLFIVPIFIYHCWLVGKNRTSAENCKPLFFRNIPTNMGFSLGLSKNLKEVFGEEKKYWLLPVYTRKGDGCSFPTGYERENPEQNGIDF